The Gammaproteobacteria bacterium genome window below encodes:
- a CDS encoding efflux RND transporter periplasmic adaptor subunit — MALDKNKLDALRLDSTEPEKSNIKSVFLTLLFISIAALLGFGGFKFWKSTQETLTVDTFEVKMLGSNQPSAILEASGYIVTRKNATLAATVTARVLNINVEEGDVVQKGDEIAVLDGSLVSKDITLSESRLKVAQSKINEAHSQLVEAKNKYARFTKLSNNDYVSEDLLDQAKQRVSTLKAMLVTAKSNVQVEKDNVNRLHRHLEEYFINAPFSGVVISKDAQVGEIVSPISSGEFTRTGICTIVDMDSREIEVNVNEAYINRVQKDQKVIAQLDAYQNWEVSGQVINIIPTADRQKATVKVRIAINELDPKILPDMGVKVKFFAKQEEDKSDEDSENTIVIPKVAVVRDAESSFVWLINNNSVSKKEITLGKRIGNLFQVDKGLSAGDKIAISKLEKLKERKQVITSSQSTNE; from the coding sequence ATGGCCTTAGATAAAAACAAATTAGACGCATTAAGACTAGATTCTACGGAGCCGGAAAAATCTAATATCAAGTCAGTTTTCTTAACGCTTTTGTTCATATCAATCGCCGCTTTGTTAGGGTTTGGAGGCTTTAAATTTTGGAAATCAACTCAAGAAACATTAACTGTAGATACGTTTGAAGTGAAGATGCTAGGTAGTAATCAACCATCAGCCATTCTAGAAGCCTCTGGCTATATCGTCACACGCAAGAATGCAACGTTAGCTGCAACGGTTACCGCTAGGGTTTTAAACATAAACGTAGAAGAAGGCGATGTAGTTCAGAAAGGTGATGAAATCGCTGTCCTAGATGGTAGCCTCGTTTCGAAAGACATCACTCTATCTGAGTCACGGCTAAAAGTTGCACAATCTAAAATTAACGAGGCTCACTCGCAGCTTGTAGAAGCAAAAAATAAATATGCTCGATTCACTAAACTAAGTAACAACGATTACGTAAGCGAAGATTTGCTTGATCAAGCAAAGCAAAGAGTCAGCACACTAAAAGCTATGCTGGTCACTGCAAAAAGTAACGTTCAAGTTGAAAAAGACAATGTAAATCGTCTACATCGTCATTTAGAAGAATACTTCATCAATGCTCCATTCTCAGGTGTAGTGATTTCTAAAGATGCACAAGTTGGCGAGATTGTTTCACCCATTTCGAGTGGTGAATTTACTCGCACTGGCATATGCACCATTGTTGATATGGATTCACGCGAAATAGAAGTGAATGTAAATGAAGCCTATATAAACAGGGTCCAAAAAGACCAAAAAGTCATTGCACAGCTAGACGCCTACCAAAATTGGGAGGTCTCTGGTCAAGTAATAAATATTATTCCTACTGCAGATAGACAAAAAGCAACCGTCAAAGTACGCATTGCTATAAATGAGTTAGATCCAAAAATACTTCCCGACATGGGTGTTAAGGTTAAATTTTTCGCGAAACAAGAGGAAGATAAATCAGACGAAGACTCTGAAAACACAATAGTCATTCCAAAAGTTGCAGTAGTTCGTGACGCCGAATCAAGCTTTGTATGGCTTATAAATAATAACTCAGTATCAAAGAAGGAAATCACTCTTGGAAAGCGTATAGGTAATCTATTTCAGGTTGATAAAGGCTTATCTGCTGGCGACAAAATCGCGATCAGCAAATTAGAAAAGTTAAAAGAAAGAAAACAAGTAATTACTTCTTCTCAATCCACAAACGAATGA
- a CDS encoding ROK family protein, protein MKAGIDLGGTKIEILVIDDSGKELLRNRVATPKDNYQEIIDVITALIKNAEEYLEQECSIGICTPGSLSIKTGLLRNSNTVCLNGKPFEQDLEASLARQIRIANDANCFVLSEAIDGAAHNAKTVFGVIVGTGVGGGLVINKKVLIGANAIAGEWGHNPLPWSDDGELNLTKCWCGLQGCIETFLSGPGLECDYARAVGKHLSAEKIVELASQDDVAAEQTILRYEQRMARALAHIVNIFDPEVIVLGGGMSNVKRLYENVPNLWQQWIFSDHISTKLVSAKYGDASGVRGAAWLWENN, encoded by the coding sequence ATGAAAGCAGGAATTGATTTAGGTGGAACGAAGATTGAAATCTTGGTTATTGATGACAGTGGTAAAGAGCTATTGCGTAATCGGGTAGCCACTCCAAAAGATAATTATCAAGAGATCATCGATGTAATAACTGCGCTAATTAAGAATGCTGAGGAATATTTAGAACAAGAATGTAGTATTGGTATCTGTACACCAGGATCTTTGTCAATTAAGACAGGTTTGTTGCGAAATTCGAATACTGTTTGTCTTAATGGTAAGCCATTTGAACAAGATCTAGAAGCTTCTCTTGCCAGACAAATTCGTATAGCAAACGATGCTAATTGTTTCGTATTGTCTGAAGCCATCGATGGCGCTGCGCATAATGCAAAGACAGTGTTTGGTGTAATTGTTGGAACGGGTGTCGGGGGAGGGTTGGTCATAAATAAGAAAGTATTAATAGGTGCAAATGCAATTGCAGGAGAGTGGGGTCATAACCCATTGCCTTGGTCGGATGATGGGGAGCTAAATTTAACTAAATGCTGGTGTGGGCTGCAAGGGTGTATAGAAACATTTTTATCAGGGCCGGGATTAGAATGTGATTATGCGCGAGCTGTAGGTAAACATCTAAGTGCAGAAAAGATTGTTGAGTTGGCTTCACAAGATGATGTTGCCGCAGAACAAACAATACTTCGCTATGAGCAGCGCATGGCGAGAGCTTTGGCCCACATTGTTAATATCTTTGACCCTGAAGTCATTGTGCTTGGCGGCGGCATGTCTAATGTAAAACGTTTGTATGAAAACGTACCGAATCTTTGGCAGCAATGGATATTTTCAGATCATATATCTACTAAATTAGTCTCTGCAAAGTATGGTGATGCTAGTGGGGTTAGAGGTGCTGCTTGGCTATGGGAAAATAATTAG
- a CDS encoding ATP-binding cassette domain-containing protein: METNTLINAQDINKQFSKGTEAINVLNELDLEIESGDFIALMGASGSGKSTLLNIIAGIDTPTHGNIYIDGVDIASLNDSQRTKWRTNNIGYVFQQYHLISTLNAEKNVELPLLLHRMGKTERKKRVLAALSLVDLEDRAHHKPSELSGGQEQRVGIARAIVTDPNILLCDEPTGNLDRKSGDEILELLQALNSEHGKTIIMVTHDPHAASCAKRILYLDEGNISTKAVQ; this comes from the coding sequence ATGGAAACTAATACTTTGATAAATGCACAAGATATAAACAAACAGTTTTCCAAGGGAACAGAAGCCATCAATGTTCTAAACGAGCTTGATTTGGAAATTGAATCTGGCGATTTTATCGCTTTAATGGGAGCCTCAGGATCAGGCAAAAGCACTCTCTTGAATATTATTGCGGGGATCGATACGCCAACACATGGAAATATATATATTGATGGTGTGGATATCGCATCTCTAAATGACTCACAACGCACCAAGTGGCGCACCAATAATATTGGCTATGTTTTTCAGCAATATCATTTGATTTCAACTCTTAACGCAGAAAAAAATGTAGAGCTTCCCCTTCTACTGCATAGGATGGGTAAAACTGAACGTAAAAAAAGAGTACTAGCAGCATTATCATTAGTTGATTTAGAAGATCGCGCGCATCATAAACCTTCAGAACTATCTGGCGGACAAGAACAACGTGTAGGCATTGCGCGTGCAATTGTTACTGATCCAAATATTTTGCTTTGCGACGAGCCCACTGGAAATCTTGACCGTAAGTCAGGCGATGAAATTTTAGAACTACTACAAGCTTTAAATTCAGAACACGGAAAAACTATAATCATGGTGACACACGATCCTCATGCCGCCTCTTGTGCAAAAAGAATTTTATATTTAGATGAAGGAAATATTTCCACTAAAGCAGTGCAATAG
- a CDS encoding FtsX-like permease family protein yields MKYIPLIFADILTKKVRFIFVILSLAIAFFMFAYLSAIKQGFVGGVDISGVDKMIIFDKVSNFNLMPIGHKFKIKNIPGVKNVNEASWFGGYYQNRKNTSPQYAINPEDYLTMYNTGYELNEDQKQAWIADREGALIGDVIAERFGWDIGDRITLTSAIWGNKDNTNDWEFNIRGISYQKDKNANMQGMLFHHKYFDEYRAWGNDQVAWFNVQAEDASTLDEVGNRIDAFFKNSDYETKTSPEKAYSRSYLNQIGDIEAIFLSILSVVFLTLLAVTGSAMAQGIKEHISDLAVMSVIGFSSRLIAIITVVETVLVALIGSSIGIALAWLACNLFGDPTKGLLPIFHLPNFVVWQGLVLAGLFGLLIGLVPVFLILRMDKVQALRTIN; encoded by the coding sequence ATGAAGTATATTCCTCTTATATTCGCTGACATTTTAACTAAAAAAGTACGCTTTATATTTGTTATTTTATCATTAGCAATCGCTTTTTTTATGTTTGCCTATCTTTCGGCAATAAAACAAGGCTTTGTAGGCGGCGTAGATATATCTGGCGTAGATAAAATGATTATATTTGACAAGGTATCTAACTTTAATCTCATGCCTATAGGCCACAAGTTTAAAATTAAAAATATTCCTGGTGTAAAAAATGTTAATGAAGCATCTTGGTTTGGCGGTTACTACCAAAACAGAAAAAATACTTCCCCGCAATATGCAATTAATCCAGAAGATTATTTGACTATGTACAATACTGGCTATGAACTAAACGAAGATCAAAAACAAGCGTGGATTGCAGACCGTGAGGGAGCCTTGATTGGTGATGTTATTGCTGAGCGCTTTGGTTGGGATATTGGCGACCGAATTACACTCACTTCAGCGATCTGGGGAAATAAAGATAATACGAACGACTGGGAATTTAATATCCGCGGTATTTCTTATCAAAAAGATAAAAATGCAAATATGCAAGGCATGCTATTTCATCATAAATATTTTGATGAATATCGAGCATGGGGAAATGATCAGGTTGCCTGGTTCAATGTACAAGCCGAAGATGCAAGTACGCTTGATGAAGTAGGCAACAGAATAGATGCATTTTTTAAAAATTCAGACTATGAAACCAAAACTTCTCCTGAAAAAGCATATTCCCGTAGTTATCTCAATCAAATCGGCGACATCGAAGCGATCTTTTTATCAATTCTCAGCGTGGTGTTCTTAACTTTACTGGCGGTAACTGGCAGCGCAATGGCGCAAGGTATTAAAGAACATATCAGTGACCTTGCTGTGATGTCTGTAATTGGCTTTTCTTCACGACTCATTGCAATCATTACCGTAGTAGAAACCGTATTGGTTGCACTGATTGGCAGCAGTATTGGTATTGCTCTAGCCTGGCTGGCTTGCAACCTTTTTGGTGACCCAACTAAAGGCTTATTACCGATTTTTCACTTGCCAAATTTTGTAGTATGGCAAGGACTTGTATTAGCCGGCCTATTTGGTTTGTTAATAGGTCTAGTCCCAGTATTTCTAATTCTTCG
- a CDS encoding DUF2063 domain-containing protein — protein MANENAAFKKVQYDFTAHLRDPEHATAPSDVEDRRMEIYRGLFYRNVKNFIDNAFPVLRKLYSDENWHKIVRDFFANHQSVSPYFKDISLEFLTYLENERDLQAEDPIFIKELAHYEWLEIYLTFSDIEPDLSKIDKNGNVLKGIPVLSPLAKMHGYQFPVHKIKPNFQPEEPSEQAHFLMVHRDQQDNVSFTELNPITAMLVEMLTTDHSKTGQECLDEMVKQINHPNPEVVYKGGEQTLKQLRSSEIILGTKLS, from the coding sequence ATGGCTAACGAGAATGCAGCATTCAAAAAAGTTCAATACGACTTTACTGCCCACTTAAGAGATCCGGAGCACGCTACTGCACCGAGCGATGTTGAAGATCGTCGCATGGAAATTTATCGAGGCCTTTTTTACAGAAATGTAAAAAACTTTATCGATAATGCATTCCCTGTTTTACGAAAACTGTATAGCGATGAGAACTGGCACAAAATAGTGCGTGATTTTTTTGCTAACCATCAATCTGTTTCCCCCTATTTCAAAGATATTTCGCTAGAGTTTTTAACCTACCTAGAAAATGAACGCGATTTACAAGCAGAAGATCCCATATTCATTAAAGAACTCGCCCACTACGAATGGCTCGAGATTTATCTAACATTTTCAGATATTGAACCAGACTTATCTAAAATTGATAAGAATGGTAATGTATTGAAAGGCATACCTGTTTTATCACCGCTTGCTAAAATGCATGGCTATCAGTTCCCAGTACATAAAATAAAACCAAACTTTCAACCCGAAGAGCCAAGTGAACAAGCACATTTTTTAATGGTGCATAGAGACCAACAAGATAATGTAAGTTTTACAGAGCTAAACCCTATCACAGCCATGCTTGTTGAAATGCTGACAACAGATCATTCAAAAACGGGCCAAGAATGTTTAGATGAGATGGTAAAACAAATAAATCACCCAAACCCTGAAGTCGTTTATAAAGGCGGCGAACAAACTTTAAAACAGTTGCGCAGCAGTGAAATCATTCTTGGCACAAAACTCTCTTAG
- a CDS encoding DoxX family membrane protein has protein sequence MSALIGTANTLQNVLDKFRGLDFLGPVALRLYLAPIFIAAGLTKISGIENFANWLGNPDWGLGLPAPELLAYLAAYTELIGGIALLFGFAVRWFAIPLMITMLVAIFSVHWDDGWFAVAPGDPATSTAKPVADYLGLDSAKQSLANSEEVGKRVSAAKSLLKKHGNYDWLSEKGSFVVLNNGIEFAATYFIMLLVLFFIGAGKYFSIDYWLHKIFRQE, from the coding sequence ATGTCGGCATTAATAGGAACTGCAAACACGTTGCAGAATGTTTTGGATAAATTTCGTGGACTTGATTTTCTAGGTCCTGTTGCACTGCGATTATACTTAGCGCCCATTTTTATTGCGGCAGGTTTGACCAAGATCTCAGGTATAGAAAATTTCGCAAATTGGTTAGGAAATCCTGATTGGGGCTTAGGATTACCAGCACCTGAATTGCTTGCATATCTTGCAGCTTATACAGAACTGATAGGGGGAATTGCTCTATTATTCGGTTTCGCAGTTCGTTGGTTTGCAATTCCATTAATGATAACTATGTTAGTCGCTATTTTTTCTGTGCACTGGGATGACGGATGGTTTGCAGTTGCACCTGGCGACCCTGCAACCAGTACCGCTAAACCTGTAGCTGATTATCTAGGCCTTGATTCTGCAAAACAAAGTTTAGCAAACAGTGAGGAAGTTGGTAAACGCGTAAGTGCGGCCAAATCATTATTAAAGAAACATGGTAACTATGACTGGCTATCTGAAAAAGGAAGTTTTGTGGTACTTAATAATGGCATTGAATTCGCAGCTACCTATTTCATCATGTTGCTCGTATTGTTTTTCATCGGCGCTGGGAAATACTTCAGCATCGATTACTGGCTGCATAAAATCTTCCGGCAAGAATAG
- a CDS encoding DUF692 family protein gives MQNSPQKSYSVSGSGLGLRRDLLNELEADFPAGIDFMEVAPENWIGIGGKLGKRFRAITEKVPFVTHGLSLSIGSPAPLDEKFVCEVKKFLDEHSIRCYSEHLSYCSDQGHLYDLMPIPFTDEAVHYVADRIKRVQDILERKIAIENVSYYAAPGKEIDEINFIKNILEEADCDLLLDVNNIYVNSVNHHYDPINFLQALPSERVAYCHVAGHYNEAEDLIVDTHGANVIDPVWEILDKAYELFGNMPTLLERDFNFPPMEELMQEVHTIRNLQNKWDESQQTVAKAS, from the coding sequence ATGCAAAATTCCCCACAAAAATCATATTCGGTTTCAGGCTCAGGCCTGGGTTTACGTCGCGATCTACTTAATGAACTAGAAGCTGACTTTCCAGCGGGGATCGACTTCATGGAAGTCGCTCCGGAAAACTGGATAGGCATTGGCGGCAAACTAGGTAAACGCTTTCGTGCAATTACAGAAAAAGTGCCTTTTGTAACCCACGGCTTGTCATTGTCAATAGGTAGCCCAGCACCTTTGGATGAAAAATTTGTTTGCGAAGTTAAGAAGTTTTTAGATGAACATAGTATTCGCTGTTATAGCGAACACCTTAGCTATTGCTCCGACCAAGGACACCTCTACGATTTAATGCCAATTCCATTTACTGATGAAGCCGTACATTACGTTGCAGATAGAATTAAACGCGTACAAGATATTCTAGAAAGAAAAATCGCAATTGAGAATGTGTCGTACTACGCTGCACCTGGTAAAGAAATAGATGAAATTAATTTCATCAAAAATATCTTGGAAGAAGCAGATTGCGACTTATTGTTAGATGTAAACAATATTTATGTTAATTCAGTCAATCATCACTACGACCCAATAAATTTTTTACAAGCTTTGCCTAGTGAACGTGTGGCTTACTGTCATGTTGCTGGTCATTACAATGAAGCTGAAGACCTTATTGTAGACACGCATGGTGCAAATGTAATTGATCCGGTCTGGGAGATATTAGATAAGGCATACGAACTATTTGGTAACATGCCTACCTTGCTTGAAAGAGACTTCAACTTCCCACCAATGGAAGAACTGATGCAAGAAGTTCACACCATTCGCAATTTGCAAAATAAATGGGATGAATCTCAGCAAACCGTTGCTAAAGCTAGTTAG
- a CDS encoding acetolactate synthase large subunit — protein sequence MKASDLFVKCLEEEKIEYIFGVPGEENADFMISLEDSEKIKFILTRHEQGAAFMAEIYGRLTGNPSACLGTLGPGATNLITGVADSNMDRAPMLVLTGQGSTERLHKESHQIMDVVKMFEPVTKWATTVLHPNTIPEIIRKAVRVARTEKPGAVHIELPEDIAKVDTDSKPIKPQRYMRSVPDEAVIDNAFEMIATAKHPIILVGNGVARKNASKQLRKFCEQTKIGAMSTFMAKGCVDVDSEQCLFTIGLGSRDRMSYLIDQADVVITLGFDMVEYHPKLWNPNCDKKIIHADFLPSEIDQNYHPQIELIGDLAHTLEELNTRAKDRAKFIYDTTKQQKIRKEMQEDLAEHKDDDTTGTVRPQKAIWDARQVLGPDDILLSDVGAHKMWIARYFHCHEPNTCLIPNGFCSMGFALPGAIAANLVYPDRRVLGIAGDAGFLMNVQEMETAKRLNSNIVMMVWEDNEYGLIAWKQQAEFGKHTDLAFDNPDWELLAKSFGWNGYYVNNSKVLQSTLETAFNDGVPSLVVVPIDYRENMLLTKRLGELTLPI from the coding sequence ATGAAAGCGTCAGATCTTTTTGTTAAGTGTTTAGAAGAAGAGAAAATTGAATATATATTCGGTGTTCCTGGTGAAGAGAATGCTGATTTTATGATCTCTTTAGAAGACTCGGAAAAAATTAAATTTATTTTAACGCGTCATGAGCAAGGCGCTGCTTTTATGGCGGAAATCTATGGGCGCTTAACGGGTAATCCTTCGGCATGTTTAGGAACTTTAGGTCCAGGTGCGACTAACTTAATTACCGGTGTTGCAGATTCAAATATGGATCGCGCACCCATGCTTGTGTTAACCGGTCAAGGTTCAACGGAGCGTTTACATAAAGAGTCTCATCAAATTATGGATGTGGTGAAAATGTTCGAGCCTGTAACTAAGTGGGCGACTACTGTTTTGCATCCCAACACTATTCCAGAAATTATTCGCAAAGCAGTGCGTGTAGCACGCACAGAAAAACCTGGCGCAGTGCATATTGAGTTACCGGAAGACATTGCAAAAGTAGATACTGATAGTAAACCGATCAAGCCGCAACGCTATATGCGTTCGGTTCCCGACGAGGCGGTCATTGATAATGCTTTTGAGATGATTGCGACAGCGAAACACCCCATTATTCTTGTGGGCAACGGTGTAGCGCGTAAAAATGCAAGTAAGCAATTACGTAAATTTTGTGAACAAACAAAGATTGGTGCGATGAGCACCTTCATGGCTAAAGGATGTGTGGATGTAGATTCAGAACAATGTTTATTTACAATCGGTTTAGGTAGTCGTGATCGAATGTCATATTTAATTGACCAGGCTGATGTGGTGATTACATTAGGCTTTGATATGGTCGAGTATCACCCAAAATTATGGAATCCAAATTGCGATAAGAAAATTATTCATGCAGATTTTCTACCTTCAGAAATCGATCAAAATTATCATCCGCAAATTGAATTGATTGGCGACCTTGCACATACATTAGAAGAATTAAATACACGGGCGAAGGATCGTGCAAAGTTTATTTATGATACTACTAAGCAACAGAAAATTCGCAAAGAAATGCAAGAAGATCTTGCAGAACACAAAGATGACGACACGACTGGTACAGTTCGGCCTCAGAAAGCGATCTGGGATGCGCGCCAAGTTTTGGGCCCAGATGATATTTTGCTGTCTGACGTGGGTGCGCACAAAATGTGGATCGCGCGATACTTCCATTGTCACGAACCCAATACATGTCTAATTCCTAATGGCTTCTGTTCTATGGGCTTTGCACTGCCCGGTGCGATTGCAGCTAATTTAGTGTATCCGGATCGCCGAGTATTAGGGATTGCAGGTGATGCGGGCTTCTTAATGAACGTGCAGGAAATGGAAACCGCAAAACGCCTTAATAGCAACATCGTCATGATGGTTTGGGAAGATAATGAATATGGATTAATTGCTTGGAAACAGCAAGCTGAGTTTGGTAAGCATACTGATCTTGCATTTGATAATCCTGACTGGGAATTATTAGCTAAGTCATTTGGTTGGAATGGATACTATGTTAATAACAGTAAAGTTTTACAATCCACTTTAGAAACTGCATTTAACGATGGCGTACCTAGCTTGGTGGTGGTGCCGATTGATTACCGCGAAAACATGTTGCTTACTAAGCGTTTAGGTGAATTAACCTTGCCCATATAA
- a CDS encoding serine hydrolase, whose translation MKKSQITFFSLVLMCASANAQNEDYDTCQVTYKACTSNFMDQYEPYINTYEHDPEECNNNIKEWTKLEYEFVHCQDDYNSCKGNDVSLWERIHSAPDISLSAENPASNGLSKIHIQDISEEAETIRNLKSLLIARNGKLIFEDNYEFNENPEPHHIFSITKSITSLLIGIAIDQDYLESEEILIKPFFKEYYKGKHDARKDKITIRHLLTMSSTINFSDNNNWYDPANYWKYSRDDNAHDWVLNKKMLLNYEPGDQWLYGTPNIDLLSSILASATDMTVIEFAEKNLFKPLGINKYIWAHDSAENYYGGFTLYLRPHALMRIGQMVLDGGVYDGNRVVSEEWLQKSLYNQFPLGGEESWEYGYLWWRFRVGDYQVISALGWGGQQITLVPSLDLIVITTANAHLCSRKEQDDQFNEIMDLAKSIILSIDKKE comes from the coding sequence ATGAAAAAATCACAAATAACTTTCTTTTCACTAGTTTTGATGTGCGCTTCTGCTAACGCACAAAATGAAGATTATGATACTTGCCAAGTAACATATAAGGCATGCACATCAAATTTTATGGACCAGTATGAACCCTATATAAATACTTATGAGCATGATCCTGAGGAATGTAACAATAATATTAAGGAATGGACAAAATTAGAGTATGAATTTGTCCATTGCCAAGATGATTACAACAGCTGTAAAGGAAATGATGTAAGCCTTTGGGAACGTATTCATAGCGCTCCAGACATATCTTTATCTGCTGAAAATCCAGCTTCAAACGGTCTTAGTAAAATTCACATTCAAGATATCTCAGAAGAAGCTGAAACGATCAGAAATTTAAAAAGTTTGCTTATTGCACGAAATGGGAAATTAATTTTTGAAGATAACTATGAATTTAATGAGAACCCAGAACCACACCATATTTTCTCGATTACAAAATCAATTACATCACTACTAATTGGGATTGCTATTGATCAAGATTATTTAGAGTCGGAAGAAATACTAATAAAACCGTTTTTCAAGGAATATTACAAAGGGAAACATGACGCACGAAAAGATAAAATTACTATTCGACACCTTCTAACCATGTCCTCAACAATTAATTTTTCAGACAATAATAATTGGTATGACCCTGCGAATTATTGGAAGTATTCTCGAGATGATAATGCACATGATTGGGTTCTGAATAAAAAGATGTTATTAAATTACGAGCCTGGAGATCAATGGTTATATGGGACACCTAATATAGATTTATTATCATCAATTTTAGCTTCAGCTACGGACATGACCGTTATCGAATTTGCTGAAAAAAACTTATTTAAGCCGCTGGGTATTAATAAATACATCTGGGCGCATGATTCAGCAGAAAACTATTATGGTGGATTTACATTGTATTTACGGCCTCACGCATTAATGCGTATTGGTCAGATGGTGCTTGATGGAGGTGTATACGATGGAAATCGCGTGGTATCGGAAGAATGGTTACAAAAATCATTATATAACCAGTTCCCATTAGGCGGAGAAGAAAGCTGGGAATACGGATATCTTTGGTGGAGGTTTCGCGTTGGTGATTACCAAGTTATCTCTGCTTTAGGATGGGGTGGTCAACAAATTACCCTTGTACCTAGTTTAGATTTAATTGTTATAACTACTGCTAACGCCCATCTATGCAGCAGAAAAGAACAAGATGATCAATTTAACGAAATCATGGATTTAGCAAAAAGTATTATTCTTAGTATAGACAAAAAAGAATAA
- a CDS encoding FMN-binding glutamate synthase family protein has protein sequence MAELPVFLVRFLEIAVLLFIFALGVLVLFVVALYIIDKSQTTHAIRHNFPVIGRFRYFFEEIGEFFRQYFFAMDREELPFNRAERSWVYRAAKNIDNTVAFGSTRDLRPTGTVLFVNCPYPTLDQDAAPTSEVTIGPSSKIPYITNSIFNISGMSFGAISKPAVLALSNGARMAGCWMNTGEGGLSPYHLEGGADIVFQIGAAKYGVRDEAGNLSDDKLREVAAHEQIKMFELKLSQGAKPGKGGILPGGKVTEEISKIRGIPLGSDSISPNRHPDIDNTDDLLDMISHVREVTGKPVGFKAVIGAYGWLDDLFEAINKRGIESAPDFITVDSADGGTGAAPMSLIDYMGLPIEESLPLVVDALKKHDLRERIKIAASGKLITPAEVAWAFAMGADFVNSARGFMFSLGCIQALQCNKNTCPTGITTHNKKLQTGLNPKIKAERVRSYAQNMVYEVGVIAHSCGVKEPRLLRRFHARMVRPDGKSVPLNELYPEPLNT, from the coding sequence ATGGCCGAATTACCTGTATTTTTAGTACGCTTCCTTGAAATTGCTGTTTTACTGTTTATATTTGCGTTAGGTGTCTTAGTGCTTTTTGTTGTAGCCCTATACATCATTGATAAATCTCAAACCACGCATGCAATTCGTCATAACTTCCCTGTTATCGGCCGATTTCGCTATTTCTTTGAAGAAATAGGTGAGTTTTTCCGCCAATACTTCTTTGCCATGGATCGAGAAGAATTACCCTTTAATCGCGCAGAAAGATCATGGGTGTATCGAGCTGCCAAAAATATCGATAATACGGTGGCGTTTGGGTCAACTCGTGATTTGCGCCCGACAGGCACAGTTCTTTTTGTGAATTGCCCTTATCCAACACTTGATCAAGATGCTGCTCCAACCAGCGAAGTTACTATCGGACCCTCCTCTAAAATCCCTTACATCACAAATTCAATATTTAATATCTCAGGCATGAGTTTTGGTGCAATTTCAAAACCCGCTGTTCTAGCACTGTCAAATGGTGCGCGCATGGCTGGATGCTGGATGAATACTGGTGAAGGAGGCTTGTCACCCTATCATTTAGAAGGCGGTGCCGACATCGTGTTTCAAATCGGAGCCGCAAAGTATGGTGTGCGAGATGAAGCAGGAAACCTAAGTGACGATAAACTTCGCGAAGTTGCCGCGCATGAGCAAATTAAAATGTTTGAGCTTAAATTAAGTCAGGGTGCAAAACCTGGGAAAGGAGGCATTCTCCCTGGCGGCAAGGTTACAGAAGAAATTTCTAAAATTCGTGGAATTCCATTGGGTTCAGATTCCATCAGTCCGAATCGACATCCAGATATTGATAATACGGATGATTTGCTGGATATGATTAGCCATGTTCGCGAGGTCACCGGCAAGCCGGTTGGTTTTAAAGCAGTTATAGGTGCTTATGGCTGGCTAGATGATTTATTTGAAGCGATTAACAAACGAGGCATTGAATCTGCACCAGATTTTATAACCGTTGATAGCGCTGATGGCGGTACCGGTGCCGCACCGATGAGTTTAATCGATTATATGGGCTTACCGATTGAAGAAAGCCTCCCTCTTGTGGTGGACGCTCTTAAAAAACACGACTTGCGTGAGCGCATCAAAATAGCAGCATCTGGCAAACTCATAACACCTGCTGAAGTTGCTTGGGCCTTTGCAATGGGTGCTGATTTTGTAAACTCGGCACGTGGGTTTATGTTTTCTCTTGGTTGCATTCAAGCCTTACAATGCAATAAGAACACTTGCCCTACGGGAATTACCACTCACAATAAAAAGCTACAAACAGGTTTAAATCCAAAAATTAAGGCCGAGCGTGTAAGAAGTTACGCTCAAAACATGGTCTATGAGGTAGGGGTGATCGCTCATTCATGCGGTGTAAAAGAACCTCGACTATTACGTAGATTTCATGCTCGTATGGTAAGACCTGATGGAAAGTCTGTACCTTTAAATGAGTTATATCCTGAACCTTTGAATACATGA